One stretch of Prunus persica cultivar Lovell chromosome G1, Prunus_persica_NCBIv2, whole genome shotgun sequence DNA includes these proteins:
- the LOC18789098 gene encoding uncharacterized protein LOC18789098, whose amino-acid sequence MRLSRMLPLSSSAINNGSHISSSTLPSSFYSLTPRQPSINPKNPITRNFISLNKSSFSPLKYSIFTNKQYMSTVCSSKSDNGSHDSPFQGGESFFREVLASMEAVYLSRNPTAKAVLELVGSVADDQICYDHFAFRTFGVNGYGIDSMAKFFLDFGYTPREELRFPAKKLRALWFSPPSVPTSRGGSGVNGPLPRVFVSELLVDQMSPQTQDIIKKYTGISGSGNKHAALASALGSLTWEKPLHSEFQQLARESEYAAWTLVNGYALNHATISTHQLKSRLRDIKNLNQFIEKNGFKLNSEGGTLKVSPDGLLQQSSTVADSIHFQFSDGLTESVPCSYIEFAERLVLPQYSNLPLEEVKEHHRRDGFEVGNADKIFESTSKEQLTRKAG is encoded by the exons ATGAGACTGTCCAGAATGTTGCCCTTAAGCTCATCAGCCATTAACAACGGCTCTCATATTTCCTCATCAACTTTGCCCTCATCCTTCTACTCTCTCACTCCTCGCCAACCCAGCATTAACCCCAAAAATCCCATCACCAGGAATTTCATCTCCCTCAACAAATCATCGTTTTCTCCCCTCAAATATTCAATCTTCACCAACAAGCAATACATGTCCACCGTTTGTAGCTCCAAATCTGACAATGGATCCCACGATTCCCCTTTCCAG GGAGGTGAATCATTTTTCAGGGAAGTGTTGGCAAGTATGGAGGCTGTCTATTTGAGCAGGAACCCAACAGCAAAAGCAGTGTTGGAGCTCGTTGGGTCGGTTGCTGATGACCAAATTTGCTATGATCATTTCGCTTTTAGGACATTTGGG GTGAATGGTTATGGGATTGACTCCATGGCTAAATTTTTCCTGGATTTCGGGTACACGCCGCGGGAGGAGTTAAGATTCCCTGCTAAAAAATTGAGAGCATTGTGGTTTTCTCCTCCCAGTGTTCCAACTTCTCGTGGTGGCAGTGGTGTTAATGGACCTTTACCAAGAGTGTTTGTATCTGAGCTTCTTGTGGATCAGATGAGTCCACAAACTCag GATATAATCAAAAAGTACACTGGAATATCTGGTTCTGGAAATAAACATGCTGCTCTAGCAAGTGCACTGGGATCGTTAACGTGGGAAAAGCCATTGCATTCTGAATTTCAACAATTGGCTAG GGAAAGCGAATATGCTGCCTGGACCCTTGTCAATGGGTATGCACTAAACCATGCCACTATCTCAACTCATCAGCTGAAATCTCGATTGAGAGATATTAAAAACCTCAATCAGTTCATTGAGAAGAATGGGTTCAAGTTGAATTCTGAAGGGGGAACTCTGAAAG TGAGCCCCGATGGCCTTCTTCAGCAAAGTTCAACTGTCGCAGATTCAAttcatttccaattttctgaTGGTCTAACTGAATCAGTCCCCTGCTCCTATATCGAGTTTGCTGAGCGCCTGGTGCTGCCTCAGTACAGTAATCTACCCCTTGAAGAG GTCAAAGAGCATCACAGGCGAGATGGATTTGAGGTTGGAAATGCTGACAAGATCTTCGAGAGTACATCCAAAGAGCAGCTGACCAGGAAGGCTGGATGA